One stretch of Actinacidiphila sp. DG2A-62 DNA includes these proteins:
- a CDS encoding LamG-like jellyroll fold domain-containing protein — protein MCTPGDTPSHDRTGQSRRGFLRNAALAGAGAAAVGVGATALGATPAAAESAASTASTASAASAAARSGGTGSWKPDATSLQFTLAVMPDTQFLYWGSQDSIERTPQEESFRYIIDNSGTPDNNIVFMVHLGDLTEDADPSSFAEVDKAFALLDRHGAGYSVLAGNHDVSGDDSRGDTPYLRTMGPQRFRRSKTFAGADKTGYNTAHIFEAAGRSWLVLALDWRTTDQGFAWANEVIKAHPRMPVILTSHDIVGSPYDDNVFPYQSGNPENNAVLSGYGQTVWDKLINDNDQIFLTLNGHYWPPGRTTAKNAAGNDVHMHITNYQNRYFGGGGMIRLYHFDLVRNTIDVETINPWILAQDPESRTLLAAEHARITGPVDNFSVAIDFDQRFSGFVPIPVRPSRPASKELVKGTLAYWRFDGQGAPGTALTSGQTVRDLSGRGNDLTVVTVPGTAADALTWSADHHPDQPGHASLKFVGGRNPVHGAYLTTGAQAPLNAETFRSGYTIETFVSMPLDWDAGNNGWASILSRRGSAGAAGKHGKNTDQGEPLVQLAISNNGREPQFNHYPLNDTYPTTNWGHGLVELRWWHLAVVNDGRFTKLYVEGAPVADNPHRLSLGLTSLGLPWLVGGHEYAGAVDIVFHGNIGDIRIVGRPLSQREFLTA, from the coding sequence ATGTGCACTCCTGGTGACACGCCGTCACACGATCGCACCGGGCAGAGCAGGCGCGGATTCCTGCGCAACGCGGCGCTGGCCGGTGCGGGCGCGGCGGCGGTCGGGGTCGGCGCGACCGCCCTCGGCGCGACGCCCGCGGCCGCCGAGTCCGCCGCCTCCACCGCCTCCACCGCGTCCGCCGCGTCCGCCGCCGCCCGCAGCGGCGGGACCGGCTCCTGGAAGCCCGACGCCACGTCCCTCCAGTTCACCCTGGCCGTCATGCCCGACACCCAGTTCCTGTACTGGGGCAGCCAGGACAGCATCGAGCGGACGCCGCAGGAGGAGTCGTTCCGCTACATCATCGACAACAGCGGTACGCCCGACAACAACATCGTCTTCATGGTGCACCTCGGCGATCTGACCGAGGACGCGGACCCGTCGTCGTTCGCGGAGGTCGACAAGGCGTTCGCGCTGCTGGATCGGCACGGCGCCGGGTACAGCGTGCTGGCCGGCAACCACGACGTGAGCGGCGACGACAGCCGCGGCGACACGCCGTACCTGCGGACGATGGGCCCGCAGCGGTTCCGCCGCTCCAAGACCTTCGCCGGCGCGGACAAGACGGGCTACAACACCGCGCACATCTTCGAGGCGGCCGGCCGCTCCTGGCTGGTGCTGGCCCTGGACTGGCGGACCACCGACCAGGGCTTCGCCTGGGCCAACGAGGTCATCAAGGCCCACCCCAGGATGCCGGTGATCCTCACCTCGCACGACATCGTCGGCTCCCCGTACGATGACAACGTTTTCCCGTACCAGTCGGGCAACCCGGAGAACAACGCGGTGCTCTCCGGCTACGGGCAGACGGTCTGGGACAAGCTGATCAACGACAACGACCAGATCTTCCTGACCCTCAACGGCCACTACTGGCCGCCCGGGCGCACCACCGCGAAGAACGCCGCCGGCAACGACGTGCACATGCACATCACCAACTACCAGAACCGCTACTTCGGCGGCGGCGGCATGATCCGGCTCTACCACTTCGACCTGGTCCGCAACACGATCGACGTCGAGACGATCAACCCGTGGATCCTCGCGCAGGACCCGGAGAGCCGAACCCTGCTGGCCGCCGAGCACGCCCGGATCACCGGCCCGGTCGACAACTTCTCCGTCGCGATCGACTTCGACCAGCGCTTCTCCGGCTTCGTGCCGATCCCGGTGCGGCCGTCGCGGCCGGCGAGCAAGGAGCTGGTCAAGGGCACGCTGGCGTACTGGCGCTTCGACGGCCAGGGCGCGCCGGGCACGGCGCTGACCTCGGGCCAGACCGTCCGCGACCTGTCGGGCCGGGGCAACGACCTGACGGTGGTGACCGTGCCGGGCACCGCCGCCGACGCGCTCACCTGGTCCGCCGACCACCACCCCGACCAGCCGGGGCACGCGAGCCTGAAGTTCGTCGGCGGCCGCAACCCCGTGCACGGCGCGTACCTGACCACGGGGGCGCAGGCGCCGCTGAACGCCGAGACGTTCAGGTCCGGCTACACCATCGAGACGTTCGTCTCCATGCCGCTGGACTGGGACGCGGGGAACAACGGCTGGGCGTCGATCCTCAGCCGCCGCGGGTCGGCCGGGGCGGCGGGCAAGCACGGCAAGAACACCGACCAGGGCGAGCCGCTGGTCCAGCTCGCAATCTCCAACAACGGCCGCGAGCCGCAGTTCAACCACTACCCGCTCAACGACACCTACCCGACGACCAACTGGGGCCACGGCCTGGTCGAGTTGAGGTGGTGGCACCTGGCGGTGGTCAACGACGGCCGGTTCACCAAGCTGTACGTCGAGGGCGCGCCGGTCGCCGACAACCCGCACCGGCTCTCGCTCGGCCTGACCTCGCTCGGGCTGCCCTGGCTGGTCGGCGGCCACGAGTACGCGGGCGCGGTGGACATCGTCTTCCACGGCAACATCGGCGACATCCGGATCGTCGGCCGGCCGCTGTCGCAGCGGGAGTTCCTGACCGCGTAG
- a CDS encoding pyridoxamine 5'-phosphate oxidase family protein, with amino-acid sequence MPTKEPAREPRTELDARYSSAVIPLPGAADATATPWEQARRQLETAEVFWVSTVRPDGRLHVTPVLAAWLDGVLYFSSGPGEQKARNLAADAHCALTTGGNFLAESLDLVIEGEAEQVRDPALLADVAAAYTAKYGAHITSPEGAFHGIDDAMRTGVSTVYAVAPTTSYGFGRGSGAFTHTRWTF; translated from the coding sequence ATGCCGACGAAGGAACCCGCACGCGAGCCGAGGACCGAACTCGACGCCCGCTACAGCTCCGCGGTCATCCCGCTGCCCGGCGCCGCGGACGCCACCGCGACCCCGTGGGAGCAGGCGCGGCGGCAGTTGGAGACCGCCGAGGTCTTCTGGGTCTCCACGGTGCGCCCGGACGGCCGGCTGCACGTCACTCCGGTGCTCGCCGCCTGGCTCGACGGCGTCCTCTACTTCTCCAGCGGCCCCGGCGAGCAAAAGGCCCGCAACCTGGCGGCCGACGCCCACTGCGCCCTGACCACCGGGGGCAACTTCCTGGCCGAGAGCCTGGACCTGGTGATCGAGGGCGAGGCCGAGCAGGTCCGCGACCCGGCCCTGCTGGCGGACGTGGCCGCGGCGTACACCGCCAAGTACGGCGCCCACATCACCTCCCCCGAGGGCGCGTTCCACGGCATCGACGACGCCATGCGCACCGGCGTGTCCACCGTCTACGCGGTCGCTCCCACCACCTCCTACGGCTTCGGCCGCGGCTCCGGCGCGTTCACCCACACCCGCTGGACCTTCTGA
- a CDS encoding GNAT family N-acetyltransferase — MLRGGKIGLRARHEDDVPVLRTELYDDVENSARAESAPWRPVGPGADDPRLALDDKDPSRVLFSVVELAGGTLVGTAALWGIDTHHRAAHVGLGLLPAARGKGYGTDVVAALCHYGFVVRGLHRLQIETLADNAAMLRAAERNGFVREGVLHESAWVMGAFLDEVLLGLLAKDWKPAW, encoded by the coding sequence ATGCTACGAGGCGGCAAGATCGGGCTCAGGGCCCGCCACGAGGACGATGTGCCGGTCCTGCGGACCGAGCTGTACGACGACGTGGAGAACTCCGCGCGAGCCGAGAGCGCGCCGTGGCGGCCGGTCGGGCCGGGCGCGGACGACCCGCGGCTCGCGCTGGACGACAAGGACCCCTCGCGCGTGCTGTTCTCCGTGGTCGAGCTGGCGGGCGGCACGCTCGTCGGCACCGCCGCGCTGTGGGGCATCGACACCCACCACCGCGCCGCCCACGTCGGCCTCGGCCTGCTCCCCGCCGCGCGCGGCAAGGGCTACGGCACCGACGTGGTGGCGGCGCTGTGCCATTACGGATTCGTCGTGCGCGGCCTGCACCGCCTGCAGATCGAGACCCTCGCGGACAACGCGGCGATGCTGCGCGCCGCCGAGCGCAACGGCTTCGTCCGCGAGGGCGTGCTGCACGAGTCGGCCTGGGTGATGGGCGCGTTCCTCGACGAGGTGCTGCTCGGGCTGCTCGCCAAGGACTGGAAGCCGGCCTGGTAG
- a CDS encoding NADP-dependent oxidoreductase, with amino-acid sequence MKAIVFDTFGGTEVLHEAETDLPEPGPGQVRVRVRAVGVNPVDGKIRSGIMEAIFPTTLPAVPGGEIAGVVDALGEGVERLSVGDEVLGWSDTGAYAQYALADASVLAAKPAGLDWTHAAALPVASDGAERVLDLLGVKAGETLLIHGASGALGTVAVQLAVARGARVIGTAGPANQEYVTSLGATALVYGEGLVERVRAVAPDGVDAVFDAAGKGALEDSITLRGGTDRVVTTADFRARDLGVVFAEGPQRRSAARLAELAEQAAAGTLTLTVGATYPLAEAAKAQQVSDAGHGRGKLVLTVD; translated from the coding sequence ATGAAGGCCATTGTTTTCGACACGTTCGGCGGCACCGAGGTCCTGCACGAGGCGGAGACCGACCTGCCCGAGCCCGGCCCCGGCCAGGTGCGGGTGCGGGTCCGCGCGGTCGGCGTCAACCCGGTGGACGGCAAGATCCGCTCCGGGATCATGGAGGCGATCTTCCCCACCACGCTGCCGGCCGTCCCCGGCGGCGAGATCGCCGGCGTGGTGGACGCGCTCGGCGAGGGCGTCGAGCGGCTGTCGGTGGGCGACGAGGTGCTCGGCTGGTCCGACACCGGCGCCTACGCCCAGTACGCGCTCGCCGACGCCTCGGTCCTGGCCGCCAAGCCGGCCGGCCTGGACTGGACGCACGCCGCCGCGCTGCCGGTGGCGAGCGACGGCGCCGAGCGGGTGCTCGACCTGCTCGGCGTGAAGGCCGGCGAGACGCTGCTGATCCACGGCGCGTCCGGCGCGCTGGGCACCGTGGCGGTCCAGCTCGCGGTGGCCCGCGGCGCCCGCGTCATCGGCACCGCCGGCCCGGCCAACCAGGAGTACGTCACCTCCCTCGGCGCCACCGCGCTGGTCTACGGCGAGGGCCTGGTGGAGCGGGTCCGCGCGGTCGCCCCCGACGGCGTGGACGCCGTGTTCGACGCCGCGGGCAAGGGCGCGCTGGAGGACTCCATCACCCTGCGCGGCGGCACCGACCGGGTCGTCACCACCGCCGACTTCCGCGCCCGCGACCTCGGCGTCGTCTTCGCCGAGGGCCCGCAGCGCCGCTCGGCCGCGCGGCTGGCCGAACTCGCCGAGCAGGCCGCCGCGGGCACGCTGACGCTCACGGTCGGCGCGACCTACCCGCTCGCCGAGGCGGCGAAGGCGCAGCAGGTCAGCGACGCGGGGCACGGCCGCGGAAAGCTCGTCCTGACCGTCGACTGA
- a CDS encoding alkene reductase encodes MAPMTRDRSTPEGVPTALNAEYYAQRASTALIVTEGTQPSADGQGYLLTPGIHTPEQVAGWRKVTDAVHAAGGRIVIQLMHTGRIAHPGNTPHGRQPVAPSAVRPAGVMFTASGPQEMPEPRALSTDEVAATVEDFRRAAAYAVEAGADGVEIHGANGYLVHQFLSGNANRRTDRYGGSVAHRIRFAVEVAAAVADEIGAGRTGIRLSPGNPYNDIREDDVHDTYPALVRALAPLDLAYLHLIHAGDEQLLGTLRSLWPGTLVLNRPGADLAARARDIAEGRADVVTVGTMALANPDLVDRIRSGAPLNTPDPATFYTGGASGYTDYPVRRRP; translated from the coding sequence ATGGCGCCGATGACCCGCGACCGGTCCACTCCCGAGGGCGTGCCGACCGCGCTGAACGCCGAGTATTACGCCCAGCGCGCCTCGACCGCGCTCATCGTCACCGAGGGCACCCAGCCGTCCGCCGACGGGCAGGGCTACCTGCTCACGCCGGGCATCCACACGCCCGAGCAGGTGGCCGGCTGGCGCAAGGTCACCGACGCGGTGCACGCCGCAGGCGGCCGGATCGTCATCCAGCTGATGCACACCGGGCGGATCGCGCACCCCGGCAACACCCCGCACGGCCGGCAGCCGGTGGCGCCCTCGGCGGTCCGCCCGGCCGGCGTGATGTTCACCGCCTCCGGGCCGCAGGAGATGCCCGAGCCGCGCGCGCTGTCCACCGACGAGGTCGCGGCGACCGTCGAGGACTTCCGCCGGGCCGCCGCATACGCCGTCGAGGCGGGCGCGGACGGCGTGGAGATCCACGGCGCCAACGGCTACCTGGTCCACCAGTTCCTGTCCGGCAACGCCAACCGCCGCACCGACCGCTACGGCGGCTCCGTGGCCCACCGCATCCGCTTCGCCGTGGAGGTCGCCGCCGCGGTCGCCGACGAGATCGGCGCCGGGCGCACCGGCATCCGGCTGTCCCCCGGCAACCCGTACAACGACATCCGCGAGGACGACGTCCACGACACCTACCCCGCGCTGGTGCGCGCGCTCGCCCCGCTGGACCTGGCCTACCTGCACCTGATCCACGCCGGCGACGAGCAGCTCCTGGGCACGCTGCGGTCGCTGTGGCCCGGCACGCTGGTCCTCAACCGGCCCGGCGCCGACCTGGCCGCCCGCGCCCGGGACATCGCCGAGGGCCGTGCCGATGTCGTCACCGTCGGCACGATGGCGTTGGCCAACCCCGACCTGGTGGACCGGATACGCTCCGGAGCGCCGCTGAACACCCCCGACCCGGCCACCTTCTACACCGGCGGCGCGAGCGGCTACACCGACTACCCGGTCCGCCGGCGCCCGTGA
- a CDS encoding MarR family winged helix-turn-helix transcriptional regulator, which translates to MTDPATGPSGPPSTAHEGRLSYAIFQLARAHRGHAAGMLRGMDLHPGQELLLMQLFDRDGQTQSELLESVGLDHSTVSKSLRRMQEAGLLTREPAAHDRRVMVVRLTDKGRAMEDPIARMWRSLEEVSVRDLTDEQVEAFTATAYVIERSVRDRGRGGAAAEQDPPGA; encoded by the coding sequence ATGACCGACCCCGCGACCGGCCCGTCCGGTCCCCCGAGCACGGCGCACGAGGGACGCCTGAGCTACGCCATCTTCCAGCTGGCCCGCGCCCATCGCGGCCACGCGGCCGGCATGCTGCGCGGCATGGACCTGCACCCGGGGCAGGAGCTGCTGCTGATGCAGCTGTTCGACCGCGACGGCCAGACCCAGTCCGAGCTGCTGGAGTCGGTGGGCCTGGACCACTCGACGGTCTCCAAGTCGCTGCGCCGCATGCAGGAGGCCGGGCTGCTCACCCGGGAGCCGGCCGCGCACGACCGGCGGGTCATGGTCGTCCGCCTCACCGACAAGGGCCGCGCCATGGAGGACCCCATCGCGCGGATGTGGCGGAGCCTGGAGGAGGTGAGCGTACGGGACCTGACGGACGAGCAGGTCGAGGCGTTCACCGCGACCGCGTACGTGATCGAGCGGTCGGTCAGGGACCGCGGCCGTGGCGGGGCGGCGGCCGAGCAGGACCCGCCGGGCGCGTAG
- the asnB gene encoding asparagine synthase (glutamine-hydrolyzing) yields MCGITGWVSYQRDLSTQRPVVDAMTETMSCRGPDDSGTWISGPAALGHRRLAVIDLPGGRQPMSVRTPDGTVAMVYSGEAYNYTELRAELAGRGHRFTTDSDTEVVLHGYLEWGDGVAARLNGMYAFAIWDERTRELVMIRDRMGIKPFYYYPTADGVLFGSEPKAILANPLASRTVTLDGLRELLVMVKTPGHGFWDGMHEVVPGTVVTVSRAGARTRAYWTLETRPHTDGRDATIAHVRDLLDDIVRRQLVADVPRCTLLSGGLDSSAMTAIAARQLAETGERVRSFAVDFVGQAENFVADELRTTPDTPFVHDVARVAGTEHQDIVLDSDQLADPAIRSAVIRARDLPAGFGDMDASLYLLFREIRRHSTVALSGESADEVFGGYLQFFDPEARKGTTFPWLTNFAKHFGDDGGILAEDTARGLDLAGYVRDCYATAAAQVAPLPGESDLESRMRTISHLHLTRFVRVLLDRKDRASMAVGLEVRVPFCDHRLVEYVYNAPWALKSFDGREKSLLREATADVLPRSVYDRVKSPYPSTQDPAYAAALRRNVQEVLAQPSHPVFGIVSHRRLAEAVRDDTPQTTQASRRGLERALDLALWIDMYRPTLKLA; encoded by the coding sequence ATGTGCGGAATCACCGGATGGGTCTCGTACCAGCGCGACCTCTCCACCCAGCGGCCGGTCGTGGACGCGATGACGGAGACGATGTCGTGCCGCGGCCCCGACGACAGCGGCACCTGGATCAGCGGACCGGCCGCGCTGGGCCACCGCAGGCTCGCGGTGATCGACCTGCCCGGCGGCCGGCAGCCGATGAGCGTCCGGACGCCGGACGGCACAGTGGCCATGGTCTACTCCGGCGAGGCCTACAACTACACCGAGCTGCGCGCCGAGCTGGCCGGCCGCGGGCACCGCTTCACCACCGACTCCGACACCGAGGTGGTGCTGCACGGCTACCTGGAGTGGGGCGACGGCGTCGCCGCCCGGCTCAACGGGATGTACGCCTTCGCGATCTGGGACGAGCGCACCCGCGAGCTGGTGATGATCCGCGACCGCATGGGCATCAAGCCCTTCTACTACTACCCGACCGCGGACGGCGTGCTGTTCGGCTCCGAGCCCAAGGCGATCCTCGCCAACCCGCTCGCGTCCCGCACGGTCACCCTCGACGGGCTGCGCGAGCTGCTGGTCATGGTCAAGACGCCCGGGCACGGGTTCTGGGACGGCATGCACGAGGTCGTGCCCGGCACCGTCGTCACCGTCAGCCGCGCCGGAGCGCGCACCCGCGCCTACTGGACCCTGGAGACCCGCCCGCACACCGACGGCCGGGACGCGACCATCGCCCATGTGCGCGACCTGCTCGACGACATCGTGCGCCGCCAGCTCGTCGCCGACGTCCCGCGCTGCACCCTGCTCTCCGGTGGCCTCGACTCCTCCGCGATGACCGCGATCGCCGCCCGGCAGCTCGCCGAGACCGGCGAGCGCGTCCGCAGCTTCGCCGTGGACTTCGTCGGCCAGGCGGAGAACTTCGTCGCCGACGAGCTGCGGACCACTCCCGACACCCCTTTCGTGCACGACGTGGCCCGCGTGGCGGGCACCGAGCACCAGGACATCGTGCTGGACTCCGACCAGCTCGCCGACCCCGCGATCCGCTCCGCGGTGATCAGGGCCAGGGACCTGCCGGCCGGTTTCGGCGACATGGACGCCTCGCTCTACCTGCTCTTCCGGGAGATCCGCCGGCACTCCACCGTCGCGCTGTCCGGCGAGTCCGCCGATGAGGTGTTCGGCGGCTATCTGCAGTTCTTCGACCCCGAGGCGCGCAAGGGCACCACCTTCCCCTGGCTGACCAACTTCGCCAAGCACTTCGGCGACGACGGCGGCATCCTCGCCGAGGACACCGCCCGCGGCCTGGACCTGGCCGGCTACGTCCGCGACTGCTACGCCACCGCCGCCGCGCAGGTCGCCCCGCTGCCGGGGGAGAGCGACCTGGAGTCGCGCATGCGCACCATCAGCCACCTGCACCTGACCCGCTTCGTCCGGGTGCTGCTGGACCGCAAGGACCGCGCCAGCATGGCCGTCGGCCTGGAGGTCCGGGTGCCGTTCTGCGACCACCGACTGGTGGAGTACGTCTACAACGCCCCCTGGGCGCTGAAGTCCTTCGACGGCCGCGAGAAGAGCCTGCTGCGCGAGGCGACCGCCGACGTGCTGCCGCGCTCGGTCTACGACCGGGTCAAGAGCCCGTACCCCTCCACCCAGGACCCGGCCTACGCGGCCGCGCTGCGCCGCAACGTCCAGGAGGTGCTGGCCCAGCCCTCGCACCCGGTCTTCGGCATCGTCAGCCACCGGCGCCTGGCGGAGGCGGTGCGGGACGACACGCCGCAGACCACCCAGGCCTCCCGCCGCGGCCTGGAGCGCGCGCTCGACCTCGCGCTGTGGATCGACATGTACCGGCCGACCCTCAAACTCGCCTGA
- a CDS encoding response regulator transcription factor, translated as MRVLIVEDEPYLAEAVRDGLRLEAIAADIAGDGDTALELLAVNTYDIAVLDRDVPGPSGDEIARWIVASGSGMPILMLTAADRLDDKASGFGLGADDYLTKPFDLRELVLRLRALERRRAHSRPPVREIAGLRLDPFRREVYRDGRYVALTRKQFAVLDLLVAAEGGVVSAEELLERAWDENADPFTNAVRITVSALRKRLGEPWIIATVPGVGYRIDTGPAAGPGAEEG; from the coding sequence ATGCGTGTGCTGATCGTCGAGGACGAGCCTTATCTGGCGGAAGCCGTACGGGACGGGCTGCGGCTGGAGGCGATCGCGGCCGACATCGCGGGGGACGGGGACACCGCCCTGGAGCTGCTGGCCGTCAACACCTATGACATCGCCGTCCTCGACCGGGACGTGCCCGGCCCGTCGGGCGACGAGATCGCCCGGTGGATCGTCGCCTCCGGCAGCGGCATGCCCATCCTGATGCTCACCGCGGCCGACCGGCTGGACGACAAGGCCTCCGGGTTCGGGCTCGGCGCCGACGACTACCTGACGAAGCCGTTCGACCTGCGGGAGCTGGTGCTGCGGCTGCGGGCGCTGGAGCGCAGGCGTGCGCACAGCCGGCCGCCGGTGCGGGAGATCGCGGGGCTGCGGCTCGACCCGTTCCGCCGCGAGGTCTACCGGGACGGGCGCTACGTCGCGCTCACCCGCAAGCAGTTCGCGGTGCTCGACCTCCTGGTGGCGGCCGAGGGCGGCGTCGTCAGCGCCGAGGAGCTGCTGGAACGCGCCTGGGACGAGAACGCCGACCCGTTCACCAACGCCGTGCGGATCACCGTCTCGGCGCTGCGCAAGCGCCTGGGCGAGCCCTGGATCATCGCCACCGTGCCCGGCGTCGGCTACCGCATCGACACCGGGCCGGCCGCCGGGCCCGGCGCCGAGGAGGGGTGA
- a CDS encoding sensor histidine kinase, with product MDRQPGLSVRLKLTLSYAGFLVFAGFVLLAVMWISLLYRVHPGLIVVVESHRALLRQFGPTTLFVMVFLLLFGLIGGWFLAGRMLAPLTHITDATRRAAEGSLSHRIRLPGPTDEFRELADAFDTMLARLEAHDAEQQRFAANASHELRTPLAISQTLLDVARRDPGHDHGELIERLHTVNARAIDLTEALLVLSRADRGSFRREPVDLSLLAEEAAETLLPFAEKRGVAIEVSGRAAPVLGSQPLLLQLATNLVHNAVVHNLPGRGTVWVATDVRDAGAVLTVENTGERIDPGLAATLTEPFRRGTDRVRTDHAGVGLGLAIAQTIAHAHGGTIALDPRPAGGLRVVVTLPADPDPARP from the coding sequence GTGGACAGGCAGCCGGGCCTGAGCGTCCGCCTCAAACTCACCCTCAGCTACGCGGGCTTCCTCGTGTTCGCCGGCTTCGTGCTGCTCGCCGTCATGTGGATCTCGCTGCTCTACCGCGTCCACCCGGGGCTGATCGTCGTCGTGGAGAGCCACCGGGCCCTGCTGCGCCAGTTCGGCCCGACCACGCTCTTCGTGATGGTGTTCCTGCTGCTGTTCGGGCTGATCGGCGGCTGGTTCCTGGCCGGCCGGATGCTGGCCCCGCTCACCCACATCACGGACGCCACCCGCCGGGCCGCCGAGGGGTCGCTCTCGCACCGCATCCGGCTGCCGGGCCCCACCGACGAGTTCCGCGAACTCGCCGACGCCTTCGACACGATGCTCGCGCGCCTGGAGGCGCACGACGCCGAGCAGCAGCGGTTCGCCGCCAACGCCTCGCACGAGCTGCGCACCCCGCTGGCGATCTCGCAGACCCTCCTCGACGTGGCCCGCCGCGACCCGGGCCACGACCACGGCGAGCTGATCGAGCGCCTGCACACCGTCAACGCGCGGGCGATCGACCTCACCGAGGCGCTCCTGGTGCTCAGCCGCGCCGACCGCGGGTCCTTCCGCCGGGAGCCGGTCGACCTGTCCCTGCTGGCGGAGGAGGCCGCCGAGACGCTGCTGCCGTTCGCCGAGAAGCGCGGCGTCGCGATCGAGGTGTCCGGACGGGCCGCGCCGGTGCTCGGGTCGCAGCCGCTGCTGCTGCAGTTGGCGACGAACCTCGTGCACAACGCCGTCGTGCACAACCTGCCGGGCCGCGGCACCGTGTGGGTGGCCACCGACGTGCGCGACGCGGGCGCGGTGCTGACCGTGGAGAACACCGGCGAGCGGATCGACCCGGGGCTGGCGGCGACGCTCACCGAGCCGTTCCGCCGCGGCACCGACCGCGTCCGCACCGACCACGCGGGCGTCGGCCTGGGCCTGGCCATCGCCCAGACCATCGCCCACGCGCACGGCGGGACGATCGCCCTCGACCCCCGCCCGGCCGGCGGGCTGCGCGTCGTCGTCACCCTACCCGCGGACCCCGACCCCGCGCGCCCCTGA
- the vanX gene encoding D-Ala-D-Ala dipeptidase VanX, whose translation MNEDFVFIDACLPGVRWDAKYATWDNFTGKPVDGYLANRVVGTRALCAALERAREEAAARGFGLLLWDAYRPQRAVDCFLRWSRLPEDGRTKLRHYPNIDRAGMFDHGYVAAKSGHSRGSTVDLTLYHLSGGELAAMGGDHDLMDPVSHHGAHGITRAEERNREHLRAVMEASGFSPYASEWWHYTLRDEPYPDTYFDFPIV comes from the coding sequence GTGAACGAGGACTTCGTCTTCATCGACGCGTGTCTGCCCGGGGTGCGGTGGGACGCCAAGTACGCCACCTGGGACAACTTCACCGGGAAGCCGGTGGACGGCTACCTGGCCAACCGGGTCGTCGGCACGCGGGCGCTGTGCGCGGCCCTGGAACGAGCGCGGGAGGAGGCCGCCGCGCGCGGCTTCGGCCTGCTGCTGTGGGACGCCTACCGCCCGCAGCGCGCGGTGGACTGCTTCCTGCGCTGGTCCCGGCTGCCGGAGGACGGCCGGACCAAGCTCCGGCACTACCCGAACATCGACCGCGCCGGGATGTTCGACCACGGCTACGTGGCCGCCAAGTCCGGGCACAGCCGCGGCAGCACCGTCGATCTGACCCTCTACCACCTGTCCGGCGGCGAACTCGCGGCCATGGGCGGCGACCACGACCTGATGGACCCCGTCTCCCACCACGGCGCCCACGGCATCACCCGGGCCGAGGAACGCAACCGCGAGCACCTGCGGGCGGTGATGGAGGCCAGCGGCTTCAGCCCGTACGCCAGCGAGTGGTGGCACTACACGCTGCGGGACGAGCCGTACCCGGACACGTACTTCGACTTCCCCATCGTGTGA